One region of Ardenticatena maritima genomic DNA includes:
- a CDS encoding redox-sensing transcriptional repressor Rex, producing MTQKNGPVEKVIPDIVIHRLPVYLRALDLMARQGKRITSSQELGERLGISSAQIRKDLSHFGEFGKQGTGYDVEYLRDQLRRILKVDRVWPMAVVGAGDLGHALANYKGFANRGFQVVAVFDADPAKIGQRIGGLVIESMDVLTERIAELGIRIGIIAVPAEAAQDVANRLIEGGVRAILNYAPITLSVPEGVRVEYIDPVLALQSMTYYLEPNEVETVVGS from the coding sequence ATGACCCAGAAGAACGGTCCTGTTGAGAAGGTTATCCCCGATATCGTCATCCACCGTCTTCCCGTCTATTTGCGTGCTCTCGATTTGATGGCTCGACAAGGCAAGCGCATTACATCGTCGCAGGAATTGGGCGAGCGTTTGGGTATCAGTTCGGCGCAAATTCGCAAAGACCTCTCTCACTTTGGCGAGTTTGGCAAGCAAGGCACCGGCTATGATGTTGAGTACCTGCGCGACCAGTTGCGGCGTATTCTCAAAGTGGATCGCGTATGGCCAATGGCGGTTGTTGGGGCTGGTGATTTGGGGCACGCGCTGGCAAATTACAAAGGGTTTGCCAATCGTGGATTTCAAGTTGTGGCGGTTTTTGACGCCGACCCCGCCAAAATTGGGCAACGCATTGGCGGCCTGGTGATTGAAAGCATGGATGTGTTGACTGAGCGTATCGCCGAACTGGGGATTCGCATTGGCATTATTGCTGTGCCGGCTGAAGCGGCGCAAGATGTAGCCAATCGCCTCATCGAAGGGGGCGTGCGCGCCATTCTGAACTACGCGCCCATTACGCTGAGTGTGCCTGAAGGCGTGCGCGTTGAATACATTGACCCGGTGCTGGCGTTGCAAAGCATGACCTATTACCTCGAACCAAATGAAGTGGAGACGGTAGTCGGCTCATAA